The proteins below come from a single Deltaproteobacteria bacterium genomic window:
- a CDS encoding type 1 glutamine amidotransferase, with translation MEKVLVITHVASEGPGTLGDFLMSRGFEIETVRLFDGQALPGGSLEYHAVVTMGGPMNVHDDERYPFLAREVEFLRRAISENVPVLGICLGAQLIARAGYAPVRSGAGKEQGWKNIFVTDEGRKDILLQGVPALFRVFQWHDDVFEVPAGGVLIATARNLPNQAFRYRNAYGLQFHVEVTRDMLAEWMDQDPDRDEVLRTFDNIEREFSLVARALYANFLWLADIRRRVSSPTGRIAAGV, from the coding sequence ATGGAAAAGGTGCTTGTCATCACCCACGTGGCTTCGGAAGGCCCCGGGACCCTGGGTGACTTTCTCATGTCTCGCGGATTCGAGATCGAGACGGTGCGCCTCTTTGACGGCCAGGCCCTGCCGGGCGGTTCCCTCGAATATCACGCGGTCGTTACCATGGGTGGTCCCATGAACGTCCATGACGACGAGCGCTATCCGTTCCTTGCCCGGGAGGTGGAATTTCTGCGCAGGGCCATCAGTGAGAATGTTCCCGTTCTGGGGATATGCCTGGGCGCCCAGTTGATCGCCCGGGCAGGTTACGCGCCGGTGCGAAGCGGAGCGGGGAAGGAACAGGGATGGAAAAACATCTTTGTCACCGATGAAGGCCGGAAGGATATCCTTCTCCAGGGTGTTCCCGCCCTGTTCAGAGTCTTTCAGTGGCATGATGACGTGTTCGAGGTACCTGCCGGGGGCGTGCTCATCGCCACGGCCCGGAATTTGCCGAACCAGGCCTTCCGGTACCGCAACGCTTACGGCCTTCAGTTTCACGTCGAGGTGACCCGCGACATGCTCGCGGAGTGGATGGACCAGGACCCCGACCGTGACGAGGTCCTGCGGACCTTTGATAATATCGAAAGGGAATTTTCCCTGGTTGCCCGGGCACTGTACGCGAATTTTCTGTGGCTCGCCGATATCCGGCGGCGGGTAAGTTCACCGACCGGCAGGATCGCCGCGGGTGTCTGA
- a CDS encoding glutamine amidotransferase family protein produces the protein MCGIVGIINRNREYIDGSHIREAIRIQRERGNGLGGGFAVYGAYPEHKDAYAFHVMYEGDRTSQAVPAVEEYLRRKTNIYQSEEIPVYPNDRVPRGPYFKRYFLKPIEEFIAPEQTEEDYIVEIVMAINGMGGVYVVSSGKNVGVFKGVGYPEDIADFFRIEDYRGYMWIAHNRFPTNTPGWWGGAHPFTILDKAVVHNGEITSYGTNVRWLEMYGYHCRLQTDTEVVSYIFDKLTRRDHLSAGDACLVMAPPLWEEIDRTNDKKRRYLRQIYGPAIVNGPFGIVLTHAKGAIVLNDRNKLRPVVCAVKGDTFYASSEECSIRLLSAEVDRVWSPRGGEPVIVELRNGGKEGDGI, from the coding sequence ATGTGTGGAATCGTTGGAATTATCAACCGGAACCGGGAATATATCGATGGAAGCCATATCCGGGAAGCCATCAGGATACAGCGCGAGCGGGGAAACGGCCTCGGCGGCGGGTTTGCCGTGTACGGCGCATACCCGGAGCACAAGGACGCCTATGCCTTCCATGTCATGTATGAAGGCGACCGGACCAGTCAGGCCGTTCCCGCCGTTGAAGAGTACCTTCGCAGAAAGACGAACATCTATCAGTCGGAGGAGATCCCCGTTTACCCGAATGACCGCGTTCCCCGGGGGCCCTATTTCAAGCGCTATTTCCTGAAACCGATCGAGGAATTCATTGCTCCGGAGCAGACGGAAGAGGATTACATCGTCGAGATCGTCATGGCCATCAACGGCATGGGCGGTGTCTACGTAGTGTCCTCCGGCAAGAACGTGGGTGTTTTCAAAGGGGTCGGTTACCCCGAAGATATCGCCGATTTCTTCAGGATCGAAGATTACCGCGGCTACATGTGGATAGCCCATAACCGGTTTCCCACCAACACACCCGGCTGGTGGGGAGGCGCCCATCCCTTTACGATCCTCGACAAGGCCGTCGTCCATAACGGCGAGATAACCAGTTACGGGACCAACGTCCGGTGGCTCGAGATGTACGGCTACCACTGCCGCCTTCAGACTGACACGGAGGTGGTGAGCTACATTTTCGACAAGCTGACGCGCAGGGACCATCTCAGCGCCGGCGATGCCTGTCTCGTCATGGCGCCGCCGCTGTGGGAGGAAATAGACCGGACGAATGACAAGAAGCGTCGATACCTGCGGCAGATCTACGGCCCGGCCATCGTCAACGGTCCCTTCGGCATCGTCCTGACCCATGCGAAGGGGGCTATCGTCCTGAACGACCGGAACAAGCTCCGTCCGGTAGTCTGCGCCGTGAAGGGGGATACCTTCTACGCGTCTTCCGAGGAGTGCAGTATCAGGCTTCTCTCGGCCGAGGTCGACCGTGTCTGGTCGCCCCGGGGGGGAGAGCCGGTCATCGTCGAGCTGCGCAACGGAGGAAAAGAGGGAGACGGAATATGA
- a CDS encoding alpha-hydroxy-acid oxidizing protein → MENNWKIIPSYHPEFDLDRCDYRNGCSLCVQECSFGEISLKAVKGRDGTVQYRPWANLSACHACQRCAKMCPQNAIHIAHAPMHSSHGYWTTFHVGNIWRQAGADGGVLLVGTGATGPQKRYFDSLMFDACQVTNPPIDPLREPMEIRRYLGRKADSFGGEVGPQLMLEVPIMFGAMSFGAVNLRVHEAEAMATRAVGTYWNTGEGGFYEGLRKYGANTIVQVASGRFGVSEDYLKSAAAVEIKIGQGAKPGIGGHLPGEKVSEAISKTRMIPEGSDALSPAPHHDIYSIEDLRQLIFAIKEATDYRVPVSVKISAVNNVAPIATGIATAGADIIVIDGFRGGSGATPLQIRQNTGIPVELAISAADRRLTEEGIRNTVSLVASGGIQTSSDVLKAICLGADAVYVGTPVLIALGCGMCQRCFTGRCPYGITTNRPGLAERIDTEEAAAALKNLLHAWGEEIKELMGSMGISAIEALRGNRDRLRGVGLNEEELRILGVKHAGA, encoded by the coding sequence ATGGAGAACAACTGGAAGATCATTCCGTCCTACCACCCCGAATTCGATCTGGACCGTTGTGATTACAGGAACGGTTGTTCCCTCTGCGTGCAGGAGTGCTCCTTCGGTGAAATTTCCCTCAAGGCCGTCAAGGGGAGAGACGGCACCGTGCAGTACCGTCCCTGGGCCAACCTGAGCGCCTGCCATGCCTGCCAGCGGTGCGCCAAGATGTGTCCCCAGAACGCCATACACATCGCTCATGCACCCATGCATTCATCCCACGGGTACTGGACCACCTTTCACGTCGGCAACATCTGGCGGCAGGCGGGAGCGGACGGCGGCGTTCTCCTTGTGGGAACGGGAGCCACCGGTCCCCAGAAACGGTATTTCGACAGCCTCATGTTCGATGCCTGTCAGGTGACGAATCCTCCCATAGACCCGCTCAGGGAACCCATGGAGATCAGGCGGTACCTCGGGCGGAAGGCGGATTCCTTCGGCGGGGAGGTGGGGCCCCAGCTCATGCTCGAGGTTCCCATCATGTTCGGTGCCATGAGCTTCGGCGCGGTGAATCTGCGGGTCCACGAGGCGGAAGCCATGGCCACCCGGGCTGTGGGGACCTACTGGAATACCGGTGAAGGCGGTTTTTACGAAGGATTGCGGAAGTACGGCGCCAATACCATCGTCCAGGTGGCGTCGGGCAGATTCGGGGTCAGTGAAGATTACCTGAAATCGGCGGCGGCCGTCGAGATCAAGATCGGCCAGGGCGCGAAACCCGGGATCGGCGGTCATCTGCCGGGAGAAAAGGTGTCCGAGGCCATCTCGAAAACGAGGATGATCCCTGAAGGGTCCGATGCCCTTTCACCGGCCCCTCATCACGATATCTATTCGATAGAGGACCTGCGGCAGCTCATCTTCGCGATCAAGGAAGCGACGGACTACCGGGTTCCCGTATCGGTCAAGATCTCCGCCGTCAACAATGTTGCCCCCATCGCGACCGGCATCGCCACGGCGGGCGCGGATATTATCGTTATCGACGGCTTTCGAGGCGGTTCGGGGGCGACGCCCCTCCAGATCCGCCAGAACACGGGAATTCCCGTGGAACTTGCGATCTCCGCCGCGGACCGGCGGCTGACCGAGGAAGGGATCCGCAATACGGTGAGCCTCGTTGCGTCGGGAGGGATACAGACGTCGTCGGATGTTCTCAAGGCGATCTGCCTCGGCGCTGATGCCGTTTACGTGGGGACTCCCGTGCTGATCGCCCTCGGCTGCGGCATGTGCCAGCGCTGTTTCACCGGCAGGTGTCCTTACGGAATCACCACGAACCGGCCGGGACTGGCCGAGCGGATCGATACGGAGGAAGCCGCTGCGGCGCTGAAGAACCTCCTTCACGCATGGGGGGAGGAGATAAAGGAATTAATGGGGTCTATGGGGATCAGCGCGATCGAGGCCCTGCGCGGCAACCGCGACCGGCTGCGCGGTGTGGGATTGAACGAGGAAGAATTAAGAATACTCGGCGTGAAGCACGCCGGAGCATGA
- a CDS encoding FAD-dependent oxidoreductase — MLTIEAKGLYYKALNRQIRESIARGEKQIVLKNVLGQRYIGGGLSGDATFLVYGTPGQDLGAFMNGPTLTVFGNAQDGVGNTMNRGKIVIHGKAGEIPGHSMRGGKIFIEGDVEYRAAIHMKEYLDAVPWLVIGGTAKDYCGEYMAGGRVVVLNLEERKDVSPVGHSVGTGIHGGAIYIRGTVRSHQLGPGAVFTDMNGEDEEFLRRVLEEYGRDMDVDLTGVVPGDFVKISKKGHRPFASLYTPGMNIKTQAPRHINLTPPCTNSCPTGIPTPVFLNLIKDGKVREAQQLMDEYTPFRMSVCGTACPALCMEACSRNALDGPLELQELARRYYPDFNPATPEEPRKELVSIIGAGPAGLSAAWQLARRGYRVRVYDAAVDLGGKVRRAIPRERLSDEVLDRDIARIRSLPIEFITASTVDRESFVLIHRQSDIVVTATGAHLSKRIEYPGGERIRSGLRFLMDINEGNPLDLKGASVVVIGAGNVGMDIACEAWRLGAAKVTALDVQKPLAFGKELEEAKARGTEILWPRRIEKLDEKNMYFADGSSIEADEVFFSIGEVPDATYLPDSVMLDDRGHIVTESLSFQSSDPKIFACGDIRKPGLITDAVGSGRLAAMEVHALLRGEPFVCPASVPLPRRRVNTIYFGGETDEIDRCMSCGTCIFCDKCIENCPQKALSRNGEIFTIDSTRCTLCYTCVSICPRGAIQPGYLDEGEQEKGF; from the coding sequence ATGCTGACCATCGAGGCAAAGGGCTTATATTACAAGGCACTGAACCGCCAGATCAGGGAGTCGATCGCACGGGGCGAGAAGCAGATCGTTCTGAAGAACGTCCTGGGACAGCGGTACATCGGCGGCGGCCTGAGCGGTGACGCCACTTTTCTTGTGTATGGAACGCCGGGACAGGACCTGGGCGCCTTCATGAACGGTCCCACCCTCACCGTCTTTGGAAATGCCCAGGACGGCGTGGGCAATACGATGAACCGTGGCAAGATCGTCATCCACGGGAAGGCCGGCGAGATACCCGGTCATTCGATGCGGGGCGGTAAGATATTCATAGAGGGAGATGTGGAGTACCGCGCGGCGATCCACATGAAGGAATATCTCGATGCCGTTCCCTGGCTCGTCATCGGCGGCACCGCCAAGGATTACTGCGGCGAGTACATGGCGGGCGGCAGGGTGGTGGTACTCAATCTTGAGGAACGGAAAGATGTCTCCCCCGTCGGCCACAGTGTGGGGACCGGCATCCATGGCGGTGCCATTTACATCCGCGGAACGGTACGGTCCCACCAACTCGGCCCGGGTGCCGTCTTTACCGACATGAACGGTGAAGACGAAGAATTCCTCAGAAGGGTCCTTGAAGAATACGGCCGTGACATGGATGTTGACCTTACAGGGGTCGTTCCCGGCGACTTCGTCAAGATATCGAAAAAGGGGCACCGTCCCTTTGCGAGTCTTTACACGCCCGGCATGAACATCAAGACGCAGGCCCCCCGCCATATCAACCTCACCCCTCCCTGCACGAACAGCTGCCCCACCGGGATACCGACGCCCGTTTTCCTGAATCTGATAAAGGACGGGAAGGTACGGGAAGCCCAGCAACTGATGGACGAATATACACCTTTTCGGATGTCGGTCTGCGGGACCGCCTGTCCTGCGTTGTGCATGGAGGCGTGCAGCCGGAACGCCCTGGACGGCCCCCTCGAGCTTCAGGAGCTGGCGCGGCGCTACTATCCGGACTTCAACCCCGCCACACCGGAAGAGCCCAGAAAGGAATTGGTTTCGATAATCGGTGCGGGGCCCGCGGGCCTGTCGGCGGCCTGGCAGCTTGCCCGCCGGGGATACCGCGTCAGGGTCTATGATGCGGCGGTCGACCTGGGAGGAAAGGTGCGCAGGGCAATTCCCCGTGAGCGGCTTTCCGACGAGGTCCTCGACCGCGATATCGCACGAATCCGGTCGCTCCCCATTGAATTTATCACGGCAAGCACGGTCGACAGGGAGTCCTTCGTCCTGATCCACCGGCAGAGCGATATTGTCGTGACGGCGACGGGCGCCCATCTTTCCAAGCGCATCGAATATCCCGGTGGAGAAAGGATCAGGTCAGGTCTCCGGTTTCTCATGGATATCAACGAGGGGAATCCCCTCGACCTCAAGGGTGCATCGGTCGTGGTCATCGGTGCGGGAAACGTGGGTATGGACATCGCCTGCGAGGCCTGGCGGCTCGGTGCGGCAAAAGTGACGGCCCTGGATGTTCAGAAGCCCCTGGCCTTCGGAAAGGAGTTGGAGGAGGCAAAGGCCCGTGGTACGGAGATCCTCTGGCCCCGGCGGATAGAAAAACTTGATGAAAAAAACATGTATTTTGCCGATGGTTCATCGATAGAGGCCGATGAGGTGTTCTTCAGTATCGGTGAGGTCCCCGATGCGACGTATCTGCCCGATTCGGTGATGCTCGACGACCGGGGGCATATTGTGACGGAAAGCCTGTCGTTTCAGAGCAGCGACCCGAAAATCTTCGCCTGCGGGGACATCCGGAAACCGGGTCTCATCACGGACGCGGTCGGTTCTGGCCGGCTCGCGGCCATGGAGGTGCATGCCCTTCTCAGGGGTGAACCTTTTGTGTGTCCCGCCTCGGTGCCCCTGCCGCGACGACGGGTCAACACCATCTATTTCGGCGGGGAGACCGATGAGATCGATCGATGCATGAGCTGCGGCACTTGCATTTTCTGCGATAAATGTATAGAGAACTGTCCCCAGAAGGCGCTGTCTCGAAACGGTGAGATATTCACCATCGATTCAACGCGGTGCACGCTTTGCTATACCTGTGTGAGTATATGCCCGCGTGGCGCCATACAGCCGGGATACCTGGATGAAGGTGAGCAGGAAAAGGGCTTCTGA
- a CDS encoding CTP synthase: MRTKFIFITGGVLSSLGKGLAGASIGAILECRGLRVTNQKLDPYINVDPGTMNPFQHGEVFVTDDGAETDLDLGHYERFTETPMSHRNNLTTGQVYFSVITKERRGEYLGGTVQVIPHITNEIKDYIREAATGFDVAIVEIGGTVGDIESLPFLEAIRQFRNEIGRQNAIFIHLTWVPYIKSAGEVKTKPTQHSVKALREIGIQPDILLCRTEDFLSLDIRKKISLFCNVEVEAVFTAKDVESIYEVPLIYHQEGVDQKIVDLLNIWTGQPRLGAWERLVERIKNPSHEVTIAIVGKYVDWADSYKSLNEALIHGGIANNCKVKLHFVDSEQIEREGITDQFTGAGGILVPGGFGKRGIEGMVQAITYARENKVPYFGICLGMQMAVIEFARKVCDMDKANSSEFDAQTDYPVIDLLPEQKKITDKGGTMRLGAYECLLETQSFAFDAYGTRKISERHRHRYEFNNEYRGRLVEKGLHISGSSPDGRLVEIIELADQPWFLGCQFHPEFKSKPIKPHPLFRSFIEASLAYARSAAK, encoded by the coding sequence ATGAGGACAAAATTCATATTTATTACCGGTGGTGTTCTGTCTTCACTCGGCAAGGGGCTTGCCGGCGCATCGATCGGGGCCATTCTTGAATGCCGCGGCCTGCGCGTGACGAATCAGAAGCTCGATCCTTACATAAATGTCGACCCGGGAACGATGAACCCCTTCCAGCACGGCGAGGTGTTCGTTACCGACGACGGCGCTGAAACGGACCTCGACCTGGGCCATTATGAGCGGTTTACGGAAACGCCCATGAGCCATCGCAACAACCTGACGACGGGCCAGGTCTATTTCTCCGTTATAACGAAAGAGCGGCGGGGTGAGTACCTGGGCGGCACCGTCCAGGTGATCCCCCATATCACCAATGAGATAAAGGATTATATCCGGGAGGCCGCGACGGGGTTTGACGTTGCCATAGTGGAGATCGGAGGTACCGTCGGAGATATCGAGAGCCTTCCCTTTCTTGAGGCCATCCGCCAGTTCAGGAATGAGATCGGCAGGCAGAACGCCATCTTCATCCACCTTACCTGGGTCCCCTATATAAAATCGGCCGGGGAGGTAAAGACGAAACCGACGCAGCACAGCGTGAAGGCCCTCCGCGAGATCGGTATCCAGCCCGATATCCTCCTTTGCCGGACGGAGGATTTTCTCTCCCTCGATATCAGGAAAAAGATATCGCTTTTCTGCAATGTGGAGGTGGAGGCCGTCTTTACAGCCAAGGACGTGGAAAGCATCTATGAGGTCCCCCTCATTTATCACCAGGAGGGTGTCGATCAGAAGATAGTCGATCTCCTGAACATCTGGACGGGGCAGCCCCGCCTGGGGGCCTGGGAACGCCTGGTAGAGCGGATCAAGAATCCTTCCCACGAGGTGACAATAGCGATCGTCGGCAAATATGTCGATTGGGCCGATTCATACAAGAGCCTCAATGAGGCCCTTATACACGGGGGTATTGCGAACAACTGCAAGGTGAAACTCCATTTCGTCGATTCGGAGCAGATCGAGCGGGAAGGGATCACGGACCAGTTCACCGGTGCCGGCGGTATCCTCGTGCCGGGCGGTTTCGGGAAACGGGGCATCGAGGGGATGGTGCAGGCCATTACGTACGCGCGCGAAAATAAGGTGCCCTATTTCGGCATCTGCCTGGGAATGCAGATGGCCGTCATCGAGTTTGCCCGGAAGGTCTGCGATATGGATAAGGCTAACAGCTCGGAGTTTGACGCTCAGACCGATTATCCCGTCATTGACCTCCTGCCGGAGCAGAAGAAGATAACGGACAAGGGCGGGACCATGCGTCTCGGTGCCTACGAGTGCCTTCTGGAAACACAATCCTTTGCCTTTGACGCCTATGGAACGAGAAAGATCAGCGAACGCCACCGCCATCGATATGAATTTAACAACGAGTACCGGGGCAGGCTCGTGGAGAAGGGGCTTCACATCAGCGGTTCATCTCCCGACGGACGCCTGGTGGAAATCATTGAACTTGCCGATCAACCCTGGTTCCTGGGGTGCCAGTTCCATCCCGAGTTCAAGTCAAAACCAATAAAGCCCCATCCCCTTTTCCGCAGTTTTATCGAGGCGTCACTTGCATATGCCCGGTCCGCGGCAAAGTGA
- a CDS encoding SIS domain-containing protein: MRIAAITMIEAIRNRLHGLRLFLTGWTIHLGRDPVRLPPKALIIFPLQRELIPCGLVGILTVKGTAAAGGTALLNELDRILEKVFANGLEGVGERAGDGYLGGRSVLLSLERVVLALKRNGALEDIFFSTDAEETLAGLSRRVSIFLQEEEKRIEEKAGTFSTADMERINSLLMMLKDFAWGLEKDILDGLEQVRHLARKAGDMKPAAFRKYRNVNLLLNALDRLEVRGRDSAGVQLTLGVPDGSILAGIIEMIHERGLGAQWDERTRPGDLKDGSIHVSDCNGETRTAIVGFTYKKAAVTGRLGENGGYLRERIGSDEILRIFLNDPRVSDRYLGHTRWASVGSITEENCHPINNYVAPRNGTATAGPGAAVREYPRYGKGAWTINAVLNGDIDNYSDLRAELEHEQPDSIGRNITTDTKIIPLRIERYLLKGHDFREAFRRAVNDFEGSHAIAVESNLEPDSVFLALRGSGQSLYVGMSPGQYIFASELYGLVELTSSFIKMDGERERIPGDERTRGQIFILSRDTGHGEVPIQACCYDGHPIELSEETIKRAEITTRDIDRKEYPHYLLKEIMESPLSVRKTLRGKYLISRDGRGAASVSFNLGDDILPRHLVDALRAGTIKNIRVIGQGTAAVAAAAIADSFRRYLRGLDITVEAGTSSELSGFSLDDDLSQTLVIAVTQSGTTTDTNRAAAMVKERRARLIAIVNRRQSDITHVADGVFYTSDGRDIEMSVASTKAFYAQIVAGYIMALNFSCILGVMSEERIARELSNLEVAPEKMMVLLSRSDVIRESAWKAVKKKVYWAAVGSGPNKVAADEIRIKLSELCYKTISSDIVEDKKHIDLSAEPLILVCAAGNPEPVTEDIVKDVAIFKAHAGSVVVIAADGETRFDAVADSVIPVPVSTYPTTVILNTLAGHLWGYYAACSINEDAEFFRDFRARLMRRLNEIDREGFSLFEKFADRELRRMINEFSAAFHGRRKAGEFSSMSVDTASDMTLLLKYAAGKLLLEDFWDEFEDRRPSSSPLDMLDICLGKAIDELARPIDAIRHQAKTVTVGTSRKGEMVRGILFDFLRTRGFSLENLTTREGFTLRRLQEAISEIRGYTLYHVSGIDETGTPTDASTIVIADRGGVSSTMRSRAEKPTPLMGTKKTLVKDGEIYAGLGKSDKAPVLIVPLLGEGRNVTSILLLHVAFREDLTAVEKRSALGEKYGRIKDYINECNIEWRDAYLDALPVGFLLGEGVDVVAGDILGRLDAKGEGKP; the protein is encoded by the coding sequence ATGAGAATTGCGGCAATTACCATGATAGAGGCGATCCGAAACCGGCTGCATGGACTGCGGCTCTTTCTGACGGGGTGGACGATACACCTCGGAAGAGACCCCGTCCGCTTACCGCCGAAGGCGCTTATAATATTCCCCCTGCAACGGGAGCTGATCCCCTGCGGGCTGGTTGGCATCCTGACGGTGAAAGGGACGGCGGCCGCGGGAGGAACGGCACTTCTGAACGAGCTCGACCGCATCCTTGAGAAGGTTTTCGCGAACGGCCTGGAAGGAGTGGGTGAACGTGCCGGTGACGGATACCTGGGTGGACGTTCGGTCCTTCTCTCCCTGGAACGGGTTGTGCTGGCCCTGAAACGTAACGGTGCCCTGGAAGATATTTTCTTCTCGACGGACGCTGAAGAAACGCTGGCGGGGCTTTCGCGCCGTGTGAGCATCTTTCTTCAGGAGGAAGAGAAGCGTATCGAAGAGAAGGCAGGGACCTTTTCCACGGCCGACATGGAGCGCATTAACAGCTTGCTCATGATGCTGAAGGATTTCGCCTGGGGGCTGGAGAAGGATATTCTCGACGGCTTGGAACAGGTTCGACATCTCGCCCGGAAGGCCGGTGACATGAAGCCTGCCGCTTTCAGGAAATACCGTAATGTCAATCTGCTCCTGAACGCTCTGGACCGGCTTGAAGTGAGGGGCAGGGACTCGGCCGGGGTACAGCTTACCCTGGGTGTTCCAGACGGCTCGATCCTCGCGGGGATAATCGAGATGATCCACGAGAGAGGCCTCGGTGCCCAGTGGGATGAACGAACGCGGCCGGGTGATCTGAAGGATGGCTCAATTCACGTTTCGGACTGCAACGGGGAGACACGGACGGCGATCGTCGGTTTTACCTATAAAAAGGCGGCGGTAACGGGAAGGCTTGGAGAGAACGGAGGTTACCTGCGGGAGCGGATCGGTTCCGATGAGATCCTCCGTATCTTCCTGAACGACCCTCGCGTTTCGGACCGGTACCTGGGCCACACCCGGTGGGCCTCGGTGGGCTCTATCACGGAGGAGAACTGCCACCCCATCAACAATTATGTTGCCCCACGGAATGGAACGGCGACGGCCGGTCCCGGAGCGGCGGTCAGGGAATATCCGCGATACGGAAAGGGTGCCTGGACGATCAATGCGGTCCTGAACGGCGATATTGATAATTACAGCGACCTTCGGGCAGAGCTGGAACATGAGCAGCCCGACAGCATCGGCAGGAACATAACGACGGACACGAAGATCATCCCCTTGCGGATAGAACGCTATCTCCTGAAGGGACACGATTTTCGCGAAGCCTTCCGCAGGGCCGTGAACGACTTCGAAGGGTCCCATGCCATCGCCGTGGAAAGCAACCTGGAGCCGGATTCGGTGTTCCTGGCGCTTCGCGGAAGCGGGCAATCCCTGTACGTCGGGATGTCACCCGGTCAATACATCTTCGCGTCCGAACTGTACGGCCTGGTGGAGTTGACATCATCATTCATCAAGATGGACGGTGAGCGGGAGCGCATACCGGGTGACGAAAGAACGAGAGGACAGATCTTTATCCTGTCAAGGGACACCGGGCATGGCGAGGTGCCGATCCAGGCCTGCTGTTACGACGGCCATCCCATCGAATTGTCGGAGGAAACGATAAAGCGGGCGGAGATCACCACCCGGGATATCGACCGGAAAGAATATCCCCACTACCTGCTCAAGGAAATCATGGAATCGCCGCTGTCGGTGAGAAAGACATTACGGGGCAAATATCTCATATCGCGAGACGGGCGGGGTGCCGCATCGGTATCCTTCAACCTCGGTGATGATATTCTGCCAAGGCATCTCGTCGATGCATTGCGGGCGGGAACGATCAAGAACATCCGTGTCATCGGACAGGGCACGGCGGCCGTCGCGGCGGCGGCGATCGCGGATTCCTTCCGGCGGTACCTGCGGGGGCTCGATATCACCGTTGAGGCCGGCACATCCTCGGAACTGAGCGGGTTTTCCCTCGATGACGATCTCTCACAAACCCTCGTCATCGCCGTAACACAGTCGGGAACAACGACGGATACCAACCGGGCCGCGGCCATGGTGAAAGAGCGGCGGGCGCGTCTCATCGCCATCGTAAACCGCCGCCAATCGGACATAACCCATGTCGCCGACGGTGTGTTCTACACGAGTGACGGCAGGGATATCGAAATGTCCGTAGCGTCGACAAAGGCCTTTTACGCGCAGATCGTGGCCGGGTACATCATGGCGCTCAATTTCTCCTGTATTCTGGGTGTCATGTCCGAGGAACGGATCGCCCGGGAACTTTCGAACCTTGAGGTGGCGCCGGAGAAAATGATGGTCCTTCTGTCGCGCAGTGACGTGATCCGGGAGTCCGCGTGGAAGGCCGTGAAGAAAAAAGTGTACTGGGCCGCCGTGGGAAGCGGTCCCAACAAGGTCGCCGCCGACGAGATCAGGATAAAGCTCAGTGAGCTCTGTTATAAAACGATATCCTCAGACATAGTGGAGGACAAGAAACACATAGATCTCTCCGCAGAGCCGCTGATCCTCGTCTGCGCCGCGGGCAATCCGGAGCCTGTTACGGAGGATATCGTCAAGGACGTTGCCATATTCAAAGCCCACGCGGGCTCCGTCGTGGTGATCGCCGCCGATGGTGAGACACGGTTCGACGCCGTGGCCGATTCGGTAATTCCCGTACCGGTTTCCACCTATCCGACGACGGTGATCCTGAACACCCTGGCGGGGCACCTCTGGGGATATTACGCCGCGTGCAGCATCAACGAGGACGCGGAGTTCTTCCGAGATTTCCGTGCCCGCCTGATGCGGAGGCTCAACGAGATAGACCGCGAGGGGTTTTCGCTCTTCGAAAAGTTCGCGGATCGGGAGCTGCGTCGGATGATCAATGAATTCTCCGCCGCCTTTCACGGGCGCCGGAAAGCCGGGGAATTTTCCTCCATGTCCGTCGATACCGCTTCGGACATGACACTGCTTCTCAAGTACGCGGCCGGCAAACTGCTCCTCGAGGATTTCTGGGACGAGTTCGAGGACAGGCGTCCCTCCTCGTCCCCCCTGGACATGCTCGATATCTGCCTGGGGAAGGCCATAGACGAGCTGGCCCGCCCGATCGACGCTATCAGGCACCAGGCGAAGACCGTTACGGTGGGAACGAGCAGAAAAGGAGAAATGGTGCGTGGTATCCTGTTCGATTTCCTTCGAACGCGCGGTTTCTCTCTTGAAAATCTCACCACCAGAGAAGGATTCACCCTGCGGAGGTTGCAGGAGGCCATATCGGAGATCAGGGGATACACCCTCTATCACGTGAGCGGCATCGATGAAACGGGAACCCCCACGGATGCGTCAACCATCGTCATTGCCGACCGGGGCGGTGTTTCCTCGACGATGAGATCGCGCGCTGAAAAGCCGACGCCGCTGATGGGGACGAAAAAGACCCTTGTAAAGGACGGCGAAATATACGCGGGTCTCGGCAAGTCGGACAAGGCGCCCGTTCTTATCGTCCCCCTTCTGGGAGAGGGCCGGAATGTTACCTCTATCCTGCTGTTGCACGTGGCATTCAGGGAGGATCTGACCGCGGTGGAGAAACGGAGCGCCCTTGGTGAAAAATATGGAAGAATCAAGGACTATATCAATGAATGCAACATAGAGTGGCGTGATGCCTATCTTGATGCGCTCCCTGTGGGATTTCTCCTTGGCGAGGGTGTGGATGTGGTGGCCGGGGATATCCTCGGACGACTGGATGCAAAGGGGGAAGGGAAACCGTGA